In Tenacibaculum pacificus, a single window of DNA contains:
- a CDS encoding MotA/TolQ/ExbB proton channel family protein: protein MKKVVNFLTVAGFMFLGAIQSTYAQEAEKTFHQELKQRFIEGDPQFMGIVLVALILGLAIAIERIIYLNMATTNTKKLVASVDDALSSGGIEAAKEVCRNTKGPVASIFFQGLERADEGLEAAEKAVVGYGGVQMGLLEKNVSWLSLFIALAPMLGFMGTVIGMIEAFDKIAVANDISPAVVAGGIKIALLTTVFGLVAAIILQIFYNYIVSKIDSIVNNMEDASISLIDLLAKYKK from the coding sequence ATGAAGAAAGTAGTAAATTTCCTAACTGTTGCAGGATTTATGTTTTTAGGGGCTATTCAGTCAACTTATGCTCAAGAAGCAGAAAAAACTTTTCACCAAGAGTTAAAACAACGTTTTATTGAAGGAGATCCTCAGTTTATGGGTATCGTATTGGTAGCTTTAATCTTAGGATTAGCAATCGCAATTGAAAGAATTATTTATTTAAACATGGCTACAACTAATACTAAGAAATTAGTAGCAAGTGTAGATGATGCTTTAAGTTCTGGTGGTATTGAAGCTGCTAAAGAAGTTTGTAGAAATACAAAAGGACCTGTTGCTTCTATCTTTTTCCAAGGATTAGAAAGAGCTGACGAAGGTTTAGAAGCTGCTGAAAAAGCTGTAGTAGGTTATGGTGGTGTACAGATGGGGTTATTAGAGAAAAATGTTTCTTGGTTATCTTTATTTATTGCATTAGCACCGATGTTAGGGTTCATGGGAACTGTAATTGGTATGATTGAGGCTTTTGATAAGATTGCAGTAGCAAATGATATTTCTCCAGCAGTAGTAGCAGGTGGTATTAAAATTGCACTTTTAACAACTGTATTTGGTCTTGTTGCAGCAATTATTTTACAGATTTTTTATAATTATATCGTTTCTAAAATTGATAGTATTGTAAATAATATGGAAGATGCTTCAATCTCTTTAATCGACTTATTAGCTAAGTATAAAAAATAA
- a CDS encoding zinc metallopeptidase yields the protein MIGFYILIGIISLCSWLVSSMLKRKFKKYSKVHLKNGMSGAEIAEKMLNDHGINDVKVISTPGMLTDHYNPQNKTVNLSEGVYNQRNAAAAAVSAHEVGHAVQRARAYQYLEMRSKLVPMVSITSKYSQWMVIGGIAFGAASGNSGIGFYIAIAGLIFMAVGTLFSFVTLPVEYDASNRALAWLEDKHIVTREELAGSKDALKWAARTYLVAALGSLAMLLYWGLRILGSRD from the coding sequence ATGATAGGATTTTATATTTTAATAGGTATTATCTCTTTATGTAGCTGGTTAGTAAGTAGTATGCTTAAAAGAAAATTTAAAAAATACTCAAAAGTTCATTTAAAAAATGGAATGAGTGGCGCTGAAATAGCTGAAAAAATGTTAAATGATCACGGTATTAATGACGTAAAAGTTATTTCTACTCCAGGAATGTTAACCGATCATTATAACCCTCAAAACAAAACAGTTAATTTAAGTGAAGGTGTTTACAACCAAAGAAATGCAGCCGCAGCAGCAGTTTCAGCTCATGAAGTTGGGCATGCTGTACAACGTGCAAGAGCTTATCAATATTTAGAAATGCGTTCTAAATTAGTGCCAATGGTAAGTATTACCTCTAAATATTCGCAATGGATGGTTATTGGTGGAATTGCTTTTGGTGCTGCTTCTGGTAACTCTGGAATTGGTTTTTATATTGCTATTGCAGGTTTAATTTTTATGGCTGTAGGTACACTTTTTAGTTTCGTTACTTTACCTGTTGAATATGATGCAAGTAACAGGGCTTTGGCTTGGTTAGAAGATAAACACATTGTAACTCGTGAAGAATTAGCAGGTTCTAAAGATGCTTTAAAATGGGCAGCAAGAACATATTTAGTTGCGGCATTAGGTTCTTTAGCAATGTTATTATATTGGGGATTACGTATTTTAGGAAGTAGAGATTAG
- a CDS encoding porin family protein, whose protein sequence is MKHLVTLFLVFLSICSYAQKDSLQIGDRYWEDQLYINISYNILSNQPKELNVSGFSFGFSGGYIKDIPLVKSSKIALGVGLGYGFDSFNHHLKVVEENLVTLKVANVITVDKLKSHNIEMPIQFRLRTSTVNSYSFWRIYTGIKLSYNLNNSFSYTDSDTIISTSNLPKYNKFQTGLTLSVGYSTFNFHVYYGLTPILKNGSSNKNTNIIRIGLSFYLL, encoded by the coding sequence ATGAAACACCTTGTAACTTTATTTTTAGTTTTTTTATCAATATGTAGTTATGCTCAAAAAGATTCTTTACAAATAGGCGATCGTTATTGGGAGGATCAATTATATATAAATATTTCATATAATATTTTAAGTAATCAACCAAAAGAATTAAATGTTTCTGGTTTTTCATTCGGTTTTTCAGGTGGTTATATAAAAGATATTCCGCTTGTCAAAAGTAGTAAAATAGCACTAGGAGTTGGTTTAGGTTATGGTTTTGATTCTTTTAATCATCATTTAAAAGTAGTAGAAGAGAATCTAGTAACGTTAAAAGTTGCTAATGTTATAACTGTAGATAAGTTAAAATCACATAATATTGAAATGCCTATTCAGTTTCGATTAAGAACATCAACTGTAAATAGCTATTCTTTTTGGCGAATTTATACAGGGATTAAGCTAAGTTATAATTTAAATAATAGTTTCAGTTATACCGATTCAGATACGATAATTAGTACTTCAAATTTACCAAAATATAATAAGTTTCAAACAGGATTAACACTTTCAGTAGGTTACAGTACTTTTAATTTTCATGTGTATTACGGACTAACACCTATTTTAAAAAATGGTTCTTCAAATAAGAATACTAATATAATCCGAATAGGGTTGAGTTTTTATCTATTATAA
- a CDS encoding ExbD/TolR family protein — protein MARRENPEINAGSMADIAFLLLIFFLVTTTMDVDSGIPKKLAEKSDVVPPIVKEKNIFQVIINRNNQLFVEDEGMELKDLKDAAVKFIDNGGGVGNPMPGKDAGASCNYCKGAKDPASSDHPNKAIISVESDRGTEFGMYVAVQNELLKAYAELRNKLCQQKYGMSFTELDKSFTAGARKDDALRKKVEDIKASYPQIISDSEPTNVQ, from the coding sequence ATGGCAAGAAGAGAAAACCCAGAAATTAATGCAGGTTCTATGGCAGATATTGCATTCTTGCTACTTATCTTTTTCCTTGTAACAACAACAATGGATGTTGATTCAGGTATCCCTAAAAAGTTAGCTGAAAAATCTGATGTTGTACCACCTATTGTAAAAGAGAAAAACATCTTTCAAGTAATTATTAACAGAAATAACCAATTATTCGTAGAGGATGAAGGTATGGAGTTAAAAGACTTAAAAGATGCGGCTGTTAAATTTATAGATAACGGTGGTGGTGTTGGTAATCCGATGCCAGGGAAAGATGCAGGAGCATCTTGTAACTATTGTAAAGGAGCTAAAGATCCAGCTTCATCAGATCATCCAAATAAAGCTATTATTTCTGTTGAAAGTGATAGAGGTACTGAGTTTGGTATGTATGTAGCTGTTCAAAATGAACTGTTAAAAGCATATGCTGAATTACGTAATAAATTATGCCAACAAAAATACGGTATGAGTTTTACTGAATTAGATAAATCTTTTACAGCTGGAGCAAGAAAAGATGATGCATTAAGAAAAAAAGTAGAAGATATTAAGGCGAGTTACCCTCAAATTATATCTGATTCTGAACCAACTAATGTTCAATAG
- a CDS encoding asparaginase, translating into MSNTPKILIVYTGGTIGMVKDYKTGALKAFDFSQISSKIPELQQLNCEISTISFDEAIDSSNMNVNYYIDIAQIIADNYEQFDGFVVLTGSDTMSYTSSAISFMFENLQKPVIFTGSQLPIGDLRTDAKENLITSIQIASTSENRKPVIQEVGLYFEYKLYRANRTTKINAEQFEAFASMNYPPLVVSGVHLNFNHPVLFKH; encoded by the coding sequence ATGTCAAATACCCCTAAAATTTTAATAGTATATACAGGAGGAACTATTGGTATGGTTAAAGACTATAAAACAGGTGCTTTAAAAGCTTTTGATTTTAGTCAGATATCTAGTAAAATACCCGAATTACAGCAATTAAATTGTGAAATTTCTACTATTTCATTTGATGAAGCTATAGATTCATCAAATATGAATGTGAACTATTATATTGATATCGCCCAAATTATTGCTGATAATTATGAGCAATTTGATGGTTTTGTAGTACTTACAGGTTCTGATACGATGTCATATACATCATCGGCAATTAGTTTTATGTTTGAAAATTTACAAAAACCAGTTATTTTTACAGGATCACAATTACCAATTGGTGATTTACGAACAGATGCGAAAGAAAATTTAATTACTTCGATACAAATTGCATCAACTAGCGAAAATCGAAAACCAGTAATACAAGAGGTCGGTTTATATTTTGAATATAAATTATACAGAGCCAACAGAACTACAAAAATAAATGCAGAACAATTTGAGGCTTTTGCTTCGATGAATTATCCGCCTTTAGTAGTAAGTGGTGTTCATTTAAATTTTAATCACCCAGTATTATTTAAACATTGA
- a CDS encoding ExbD/TolR family protein: MSKFKNKKKEMPAVNTSSLPDIVFMLLFFFMVTTVMRESDLAIDAPRLPSASEVKKLERKSLVSTIYVGKAKDAKYGTGYNRIQLNDKIATPDDVPSFIFLERGNVSEAEVPFMTTSIKMDKESSVGTLSDIREKLRDVNALKLSLSTHKSADIKK; the protein is encoded by the coding sequence ATGTCTAAATTTAAAAATAAGAAAAAAGAGATGCCAGCAGTGAATACTTCTTCACTTCCTGATATTGTTTTTATGTTATTATTCTTTTTCATGGTAACAACGGTAATGAGAGAAAGTGATTTAGCGATAGATGCACCTCGTTTACCTAGTGCTAGTGAAGTAAAGAAACTTGAACGTAAAAGTTTAGTGAGCACTATTTATGTTGGTAAGGCTAAAGATGCTAAATATGGAACGGGTTATAATAGAATCCAGTTAAACGATAAGATTGCTACACCAGATGATGTACCTTCTTTTATTTTCTTAGAAAGAGGAAATGTATCGGAAGCTGAAGTTCCTTTTATGACAACTTCTATAAAGATGGATAAAGAATCGAGTGTTGGAACTTTATCTGATATTCGTGAAAAATTAAGAGATGTAAATGCTCTTAAATTAAGTTTATCTACTCATAAATCAGCAGATATTAAAAAGTAA